The following proteins are co-located in the Gemmatimonadota bacterium genome:
- a CDS encoding PD40 domain-containing protein, giving the protein MSTTPRCRAPALSAAAATLFALIACDSDKNPLEPDATKSATRIVWEADRDGNDEIYAMNPDGSAQTRLTSHSASDQNPSLSPDGRKIAFHSDRSGNVEIHVISADGSSPSRLTNNSARDEVPTWSPDGAKIAFRSDRDGNFEIYSMNADGTNQTRLTNNPGADQVPSYCPDGRILFASVRGGNTDVYGMNADGSNVIRITTHAARDFNPDCSPDGTRIVFWSERDGNMEIYVMNIDGSNQTRLTQNPASDANPVWSPDGKRIVFHSDRDGQRELYVMDADASNLTRLTNNTSKDVAPDWGRAP; this is encoded by the coding sequence ATGTCAACGACTCCACGCTGCCGCGCGCCAGCCCTGTCCGCAGCCGCGGCGACGCTCTTCGCCCTGATCGCGTGCGATTCCGACAAGAACCCGCTGGAACCGGATGCAACGAAGAGTGCCACCCGGATCGTCTGGGAGGCGGATCGCGACGGGAACGATGAGATCTATGCCATGAATCCAGACGGCTCGGCGCAGACCCGACTGACCAGCCACTCAGCCAGTGACCAGAACCCCTCGCTCTCTCCTGATGGCCGCAAGATCGCCTTTCATTCGGACCGCAGTGGCAACGTCGAGATTCACGTGATCAGCGCGGACGGATCGAGCCCGAGCCGCCTCACGAACAATTCTGCTCGTGACGAGGTGCCCACCTGGTCGCCGGACGGCGCCAAGATCGCCTTTCGGTCCGACCGTGATGGCAATTTCGAGATCTACTCCATGAACGCGGACGGGACGAATCAGACGCGCCTGACGAACAATCCGGGCGCCGATCAGGTCCCCTCGTACTGCCCCGATGGCAGGATCCTCTTCGCTTCGGTCCGCGGCGGGAACACCGACGTTTATGGGATGAATGCTGACGGCTCCAACGTGATCCGGATAACGACCCACGCTGCACGGGACTTCAATCCGGATTGCTCGCCCGACGGGACCAGGATCGTCTTCTGGTCGGAGCGGGATGGCAACATGGAAATCTACGTAATGAACATCGACGGCTCGAATCAGACGCGGCTCACGCAGAACCCGGCTAGCGACGCGAACCCGGTGTGGTCGCCGGATGGCAAGCGTATCGTCTTTCATTCGGACCGTGACGGCCAAAGGGAGCTCTACGTCATGGACGCCGATGCGTCCAACCTTACGCGACTGACCAACAACACGAGCAAGGACGTGGCGCCCGATTGGGGCAGGGCGCCGTGA
- a CDS encoding HD domain-containing protein, which translates to MSDAAAFLIGFARALSAMVLYHQQHPARERALEVAYESLQQLQSRDPQLRYTFFKEEVVFGNQPLAELKAWDYAPKLVEAGIERLECDDCVSREDFEAFLEIALGRLNLLALPSSQVRQERKLGIRFGELGVRGGAKGKEAEKDAYTLAEEADTVRWIHEEVQRGNLPLAEADAVVRSLAVAMHSEREIVLPLLQLRQFDEYTTTHSLNVSVLAMGLAEFLGMQPQDVRAFGTAGLLHDIGKVRIPKEVLTKPGQLSAAEREVMNRHPADGARVIFESTQQLELAAVVAYEHHIMLDGRGYPLLMFRRDCHDASRLVHVCDLYDALRTNRPYREGWPSTKVLEYISTHAGSELDPEYASAFVKMMAQWDGRLAVLQDENERIRAGNGAAAQAAGAVAGGMAAPSPAASAPQPTPPADAPAAPPAAERAVGPAPHSPPAPPGSPS; encoded by the coding sequence ATGAGCGACGCAGCCGCCTTCCTGATCGGCTTTGCCCGCGCCCTCTCCGCCATGGTGCTGTACCACCAGCAGCATCCCGCCCGGGAGCGCGCCCTGGAGGTGGCCTACGAGTCGCTGCAGCAACTGCAGTCCCGGGACCCGCAGCTCCGCTACACCTTCTTCAAGGAGGAGGTAGTCTTCGGCAACCAGCCGTTGGCCGAGCTGAAGGCCTGGGACTATGCGCCCAAGCTGGTGGAGGCGGGCATCGAGCGTCTCGAATGTGACGACTGCGTCAGTCGCGAGGACTTCGAGGCGTTCCTCGAGATCGCACTGGGCCGGCTGAACCTGCTGGCCCTGCCCAGCAGCCAGGTGCGTCAGGAGCGCAAGCTCGGGATCCGCTTCGGCGAGCTGGGCGTGCGCGGCGGCGCGAAGGGCAAGGAGGCGGAAAAGGACGCCTACACGCTGGCCGAGGAGGCGGACACGGTCCGTTGGATCCATGAAGAGGTGCAGCGCGGCAACCTGCCCCTGGCGGAGGCCGACGCCGTCGTCCGCTCGCTCGCCGTAGCCATGCACAGCGAGCGCGAAATCGTGCTCCCGCTGCTCCAGCTCCGACAGTTCGACGAGTACACGACGACGCACTCGCTGAATGTCTCGGTGCTGGCTATGGGGCTGGCGGAGTTCCTGGGCATGCAGCCGCAGGATGTACGCGCCTTCGGCACGGCCGGCTTACTCCACGACATCGGCAAGGTACGCATCCCGAAGGAAGTGCTCACCAAGCCCGGTCAACTCTCGGCGGCAGAGCGAGAGGTCATGAACCGTCACCCGGCGGATGGCGCGCGCGTCATCTTCGAGTCGACCCAGCAGCTCGAGCTTGCGGCGGTGGTAGCCTACGAGCACCACATCATGCTGGACGGCCGTGGCTACCCGCTGCTGATGTTCCGGCGCGACTGTCACGACGCCAGCAGGCTGGTGCATGTCTGTGACCTGTACGACGCCTTGCGCACCAACCGCCCCTACCGCGAGGGGTGGCCGTCGACGAAGGTGCTCGAGTACATCAGCACCCACGCGGGCTCGGAGCTCGACCCCGAGTACGCCAGCGCTTTCGTCAAGATGATGGCGCAATGGGACGGCCGGCTGGCGGTGCTGCAAGACGAGAACGAGAGGATCCGCGCCGGTAACGGCGCGGCTGCCCAGGCCGCAGGAGCAGTGGCGGGGGGCATGGCGGCGCCGAGCCCCGCGGCGTCTGCCCCGCAACCGACACCCCCAGCCGACGCTCCGGCCGCCCCGCCGGCGGCTGAACGGGCTGTGGGACCGGCACCCCATTCCCCGCCCGCTCCTCCCGGCTCGCCGTCATAA